Within the Bacillota bacterium genome, the region CCCTGGGCATTCCCCGACCTTTGCCCCCCTGGAACAACGGGTTACTGGGTTTTTCCGGAGCCCTGCTGGCAGTTCTTTGGGCCCTTTGCCTGCTGCTGGTTATCGTCGGATTTAGCCCCGTGGTGGCCGGACTGTTAGCGGCGCTGGCTGGTCTTGGTTCCTTGGTCATTTACGGTACCAATCCCATCTTTGCTCGGCAAGGGATTGCCTTTGTGGCCGCTAACCTGTTTCCCGCCTTGGCCCTTTGGCGGGGGCTCACTGCCGACAGAGAGAAGTCACCGGTTCCCGCGGTGCGTCGGACCTTGGCGGTCTTTGGTCAGGTTGTTGCCCTGGCTGTTTGCGGTGGTTTGGTGGTTACCATCGCCCTGGGGGATTATCGCTTCATGATCAAAACCCATCAGTTTCTCGGGGTCAAGGTTGCCTTGCTGTTGCCCTTGCTTTCGGCCGGGATCCTGGCCCTGTTCTGGGATGAAGAGGCTAAGAGACTGCACCGGCCCTCGGCTGCCTTCCTAAAGAGGCGACTGGCGGGCGTCAACACCTTAACCCGGTGGCAAGTGATGGCAGTGGGGATCCTGGGACTGGCTGCCCTGGGGTTGTATCTGGCCCGGTCAGGGAACTTTGTTGTGCCCGTTCCCGAGGTGGAAGTTTGGATGAGAACCCAATTGGAGCGGTGGTTGGTGGCTAGGCCCCGGACCAAGGAGTTTCTTATCGGTTATCCCCTGCTCCTGGTGGGACTGTACTGGACCCAGGCCCGAATTAATCCTCCTTGGGGACAAGCTGTTACCGTTGTGGGTTCCGTGGCCGCGGTGTCCATGGTCAATACCTTCTGTCATATTCACAGTCCCATTACCCTGGGGCTGCTGCGCACTCTGTATGGAATAATTCTGGGGACTTTGCTGGGTTTGATCCTGATCCTGCTATCCTTCCTGGTGGCCGGCAAGCACCTTGGGATCCACCGTGGGACCGGAAGGGAAGTGGACCTTGGGTGAAGGTTGTCCTCTTTGGGTATTACGGCTACGGAAATTTAGGCGATGAAGGGATTTTAACGGCTCTAGTTCGCCACCTGCCCCAGGTACTTCCCGGTGTGGAACTTACCGTTCTTTCGGCAGATCCCGAGGAGACTGCCCGGCGGTTAGGGGTGGCGGCAGTGCAGCGGATGTCTCCTTGGGCGGTGCTCAAGGCTTTGGCTCAAAGCGACGGCCTCATTGCCGGCGGAGGCTCTTTACTCCAGGATTCCACCAGTTGGCTTAGTCCCTGGTACTATCTAGCGGTCATGTCCCTAGCCCTATTTCTTAACCGTCCCCTCTTGATTTTAGGCCAGGGAATCGGCCCTGTGACCAGTTCACTGACCCGGAGAGCCATCGCCTGGGTGGTCAATCGGGCTCAGCTTGTGGTGGTTAGAGACGAAGATTCCCGGCGAACCCTTTTGGATTGGGGTGTTCGGCGCCGGGTTCTGGTTTTCCCGGATCTGGCCTGGCTCTTTCCATCTCCCGATGGGAAAGGCTGGCAACAACCGACCCAGGGGAGTCGAAGGGTGTTGGCAGTGAATCTGCGCCCCTGGCCGGGGGTGGATGAGGTGGTGCCGGTGGTGGCCCAGGTTTGTGACCAGGCCGTGGCCCGCTGGGGCGCAGAGGTGGTCTTTATCCCGATGCAAGGGGAAGCCCTAGCTATCGGGCGTCGGCTCCAGGACGCGATGGAGGAGCCCATCACCCTGCGTTCAGTGCCGGCAAGGGTGGAGGAACTAGTCTTGGAATTGTCCCAGGTGAAGGCAACCCTGGCGATGCGACTGCACATGGTAGTTTTTTCTCTGTTAGCGGGAGCCCCGGCTTTGGGCTTAGCCTACGATCCCAAAGTAGAGGCCCTGGCGCATAGGATACAGGGAGGTAGGCTCCAATTGGAGGGAGAGGGGCTCAGGCTCCTTAAGTGGGATGAAATCACCAAGGACAGATTATCGTTCCAGCTGCAGTGCCTGTGGCAGCGGGGTACAGTCTCTGAAGAAGTAGTGAGCACTTTGCGGGCCGAAGCCCAGGGAGGACTTAGGGCGGTGGCTGCTGCGCTGTTGGGAAAGGAGGGGGCTAGCTGTGATCGAGATCTTGGGAATGCCCATTGCCCGTCGCACCGCGGCGGAGGTAGTGGATTGGATCAGTAATCGGATTGCCTCTCAGCGCTTCGCACTGGTGATCACCGCCAATGCGGAATTGGTGGTGCGGGGGCTTGAGGACCCTGAAGTAAAAAGGATCATTGCCGCGGCGGACCTCGTTGTTCCCGACGGGGTGGGTCTGCTGTTGGCGGGACGGATCTGCGGCACTCCCTTTCCCGAAAGACTTGCGGGCATCGAATTGATGGAGACCCTGGTTGCCGCCAGCCCCGAGAAGGGATGGCGTATCGCCCTGGTCGGGGGTCGACCGGGGATCGCCAAGAAGGCTGCCCGAAATCTCCAGGCTAAGTACCCCGGTATCCAGGTAGTAGGCTGCTACCACGGCTTTTGGTCCGAAGAGGAAGAGGCGGCGATGCTCGAGGAGTTAAGGGCTGCCAGGCCTGATCTGCTGTTTGTCGCCCTGGGGGCTCCTCGGCAGGAAAAGTGGATTCTAGATCACCGGGAATACCTGCTAAGCACCGTGGCCATGGGCGTAGGGGGCAGCTTTGATGTTATCTCCGGAGAGTTGAAGCGAGCGCCGAAATGGATGACCGCCATTGGCCTAGAGTGGTTGTTTCGAGTGATGCAAGAACCCAGCCGGTTGCCTCGGATCATGGCGCTACCCCGTTTCCTGTGGTATGTGGTACGGGGAAGGCTGAAACAGCCATCCCGCGGGAATGGAGCGGGACCGAGGAAAGCGAGGCGAAGAAGTGGATGAAAGCTAAGAGAGAAATCCTCATCCAGTATCTAGGGATTTTGTTTGGCGTATTTCTCACAGCCCTGGCTCTAGATTGGTTCCTGATTCCCAACAAGATTGCCGCGGGCGGAGTCAGCGGCTTGGCCACGGTCATCTACCACGTTTTCCACCTCCCGGTGGGAGTAACGATGTTGGCCATCAACATCCCTTTGTTTCTCCTGGCCTGGCGGGTCCTGGGTCGAACCTTTGGACTCAGGAGTTTGGTGGGAACCGTGGCGCTATCGGTGTTCGTCGATCTCTTAGAGGGATACCTGCACCCCTTGACCGGGGATCCCCTCCTGGCCGCGATCTATGGCGGAGCCTTGGCTGGATTGGGTATGGGACTGACCATCCGTTACGGCGGTTCCACAGGGGGAACGGATCTGGCGGCTATGGTGGCCCATCGCCTGCTTCACACCAGTGTCGGCATGTCCCTGTTGGTGATTGACGGCTTAGTAATTTTGCTGGCAGGTTTGGTATTTAATGCGGAGCTGGCTCTCTACGCCTTGCTCTCCATTTTGATTACCACCAAGGCCATTGACCTAATTCAGGAGGGTCAAGTCTTTGGGAAGGCGGCATACATTATTTCTTCTCATCCCGAGGAGATCGCCAATGCGGTGTTAAGCGAGCTGGACCGGGGCGTTACCGGTCTCAAGGGTGTAGGCAAATACACCGGAAAGCCCCGAGAGGTGCTGTTTGTCATTGTGTCTCGGCATGAGATTCAGCGGCTGAAGGAGATTGTCCGCCGGTACGATCCCCAGGCCTTTATCGTCATCACCGATGCCCACGAAGTCTTGGGAGAAGGATTCCTGGGGTTGGCGACGGAAGAAAGGGACCAATAGGGGCGAAACCCCTGCGGGTTGCGTGTCCCATTGGCGATGGGATATAATTAACCAGTATAGGTTCGGAGCATATCGATTTGTCCCCAGGCATATACAAAAGGTACAGTCTAATACCGGCCGGTGATGACTAACGAAAGTTGGTGGACAGTTTTGAGCAAACAGCAGAGGATAGGAGCAGCTCTTTTACTTTTGATTCTATTCGTAGCGGCCATTGGCCTTGGCCTGTGGGTGAGCGAGGCTCGTACCAATGTCTCAGACTATGACGACATGCGCACCGTGCTGGAAGTTATTGCCGTGGTAAAGCGCAATTACGTCGAACACGTCAGCGTTTTGGACCTGCTGCGGGGTTATGTCAAGCACGGTACTATCAATGGAATGTTGTCGGTTCTCGGTGATCCCTACACCCGTTACCTACCCCCCCATGCCTTCCAGCAAATGCGCTTGGATTCCCAAGGTGAGTTTGAAGGAATTGGGATCGTAGTAGGACTCAGGGAGGGGCAGTTGACCATTGTTGGTCCCATTGAGGGTACTCCGGGTTTTCGGGCGGGATTGCGGGGAGGAGACAAAATCCTCCAGGTTGACGACCGGTCAACGAAGAACATGTCTTTAGATGAAGCGGTAAGTTTGATGCGGGGACCCGCGGGTACGGAAGTCAAGTTGATCATTGAGAAGGGCAATACCGGGGAAATCGTCGAGGTGGCCATCAATCGGGCTAACGTCAAGGTTAAGAGCGTAACCAAGATCGAGATGCTGGGAGATGGTGTTGGGTATATCCGGCTGGCCAGCTTTACGGAAAAAAGCGCTGAGGAGCTGCAGACCGCAATGGATGAACTGAAGGCCCGGGGCATGAAGGGGTTAGTCCTGGATCTGCGGGGCAATCCCGGCGGTCTGATGGACACCGCGGTCAAGGTAGCGGATTTGTTTATCGATGAGGGCCCCTTGCTGCACGTTGTCCCCAGGCCCGACGTCGATGAACCGGTAACCTTCTACGCTACTTCCGAGGGAACAGAGAGGGATTTGCCCCTGGTGGTGATGGTGGATCAATACAGTGCCAGTGCCTCGGAGATTGTATCTGGAGCCTTTAAAGACACCGGAAGGGCTTTGGTGCTAGGGGTGCAGACCTTCGGTAAAGGTTTGGTGCAGCAGGTGGTTCCCCTGCGCAGCGGCGATGCTGTGACGGTAACCATGGCAAGGTATCAAACCGCGGGCAAACACGACATTCACGAGGTAGGAGTGGCCCCGGACGTAGTGGTGGAACTTCCCGAGGGCGTAGATCCCCCATACTTTGCCATTGCCGAGCAATCGGTGGAGGATGTCGACAAGTTGGTGAACTTAGACGAGGATCCTCAGCTGCGGGCGGCTAAGGCACTTCTTACCGATTAGTCTGGTCATTCAAGGTAAGGCCAGAGCAGCGAAAAGGGAGGACAGCTGCGCTTCGGTGTCGATGAGTGATTGACAACAACACAACATGAGTCTAAGGATTGGGACGGCGGTTGCCACATTCTCTCAGGATGAGATGTTGGTTTCCGCCTCTTTGCTATGGAAAGGGGGAAAGTTGATGCGCATTCAGTATCGAAAACCAGAAAGACCAGACCTTCTGCTGTTGGTGATTGCGATGATGGTGTGGGCTGGATTGATTATCTATTCTCCTTTGGGACCCTTTGCTACCGATCCGGCGGGACAAGCCGGTGATGTCATCGTCGCTTACACCCCCGATAACCTGTGGCGAGTGGACGCCAGTGGGGAAAAAAGCTCCCTGGTGTGGCGCCAGGAAGAACTGCTGCTGCAGTATACTCCCTTGGCCACGCCTAAGGTTACCTTCCCCGATTGGCCGGGGCGGGGATTCGAGGAATTACCCCGGCGGTGGTGGGAGCTGGATCTGAGCCCACCCACTAGGTCTATTCCCTTTAGTCCCGTGCCACCGAAACCGAAACTGGCCTTTGTCATCGATGATTGGGGCCATCGGTGGGAGGCGGCCGAGGGATTCTTGGAGCTACAGGTTCCGATGACCTTTGCGGTATTGCCTTACTTGCCTAAAACCAGCGAGCATGCTGCTAGAGCTGCTGCCTCCGGATACGAAGTGATCCTGCACCTTCCCATGGAGCCCCATGGGGGTATTGACCCTGGTCAGGGAGCAATCTTGACGGGGCTGGAGGAAGCAGAGATAAGGCGGCGGGTGAGGGCTGCCCTGGCGGAGGTGCCCCAGGCCACAGGAGTAAACAACCATATGGGGTCCTTGGCCACGGAAGATCCCGGGCTGATGGCCATTATTCTCGATGAAGTTCATTCCCAGGGCCTATTTTTCGTGGATAGTCATACCTCGCCCCAAACGGTGGTACCCGCGGTGGCCCAGGATCTGGGGATTCCCTTTGCCCAGAATGCTACCTTCATCGATAACAAGAACGACGTTGAGTATGTGAAGGGGCGGATTATGGTGGCTGCGGACAGGGCGGAGAAATACGGGACCGCGGTGGCCATCGGGCATGTGAAGACCGCCACCTTGGCGGCGCTCCAGGAGCTGATCCCTGAGCTGCAGGAGCGAGGCATTGAATTGGTTTATGTCAGCGAATTGGTATCACGGCCCTAGGTCTCATACCTGTTGTTCTTAAGTCAAATACTACCAAGGTACGGTGTTCCTGCGTCCTGTTAACGTTCCTGTGGTTAGGGTATATAGAATTTGTCTGATCCTTGCATCCTTTGGCAGCATGGAGTAAACTATAATAGAATATATGTTCGGATTTGATAGGGGAAGGGATGGCAGTGATGGAAACCCGTAAGTTCAAAGTGGTATCGGAATACACGCCCGCGGGCGACCAGCCCCAGGCAGTGGAAAAGCTGGTAACGGGGCTGAAGCAGGGAATGAAGGAGCAGACCCTGCTGGGTGCCACCGGGACCGGAAAGACCTTTACCTTGGCCAATGTCATCGCCGAGGTGCAAAAGCCTACCCTGGTGATTGCCCATAATAAGACCTTGGCGGCTCAGCTGTACAACGAATTTCGGGATTTCTTTCCGGAGAATGCGGTGCACTACTTTGTCAGCTACTACGATTACTATCAGCCCGAGGCCTACATTCCCCAGACCGACACCTATATCGAGAAGGATGCCAGTATTAACGACGAAATCGATCGGTTGCGTCACGCCGCCACCAGTGCTCTCTTTGAGCGCCGGGATGTAATCATTGTTGCCAGTGTTTCCTGCATCTACGGACTGGGTTCCCCCGATGACTACCTGGGGATGACCCTGTCCCTGAAGCACGGCGACTTTCGGGATCGGGACAATATCCTGCGGCGCTTGGTGGGAATTCAATACCAACGCAACGATGTCGGATTTACCCGGGGAACCTTCCGGGTGCGGGGCGATGTCATTGAAATCATTCCCGTGTACAACGAGAATGTGATTCGGATTGAGCTGTTTGGCGATGAGGTGGATCGGATCATCGAGTTGGATCCCATCACCGGCGAGGTATTGGGAGAACTGGACACCTTGACCATCTACCCGGCCACTCACTTTATCACTCCCGAGGACAAGATGAAGCGGGCTATTGCCGCGATTGAAGAGGAGCTGGAGGAGCGTCTCAAGGAATTGCGCTCCCAGGGTCTGATGCTGGAGGCTCAGCGTCTGGAACAGCGGACCAGGTACGATTTGGAGATGCTCCAGGAAATTGGATACTGCCAGGGAGTAGAGAACTACTCCCGTCACCTCGATGGGCGGGAGCCGGGATCCGCGCCTGCCACCCTATTGGACTACTTTCCCGGCGATTTCCTCTTGGTCATCGACGAATCCCATATGACGATTCCTCAGATTGGAGCAATGTATGCCGGCGACCGTTCCCGGAAGGAGACCTTGGTGCGCCACGGTTTTCGGCTGCCCTCGGCCATGGATAACCGTCCCCTGCGTTTCGATGAGTTTGAGAAGAGAATCAATCAGGTGATCTATTTGTCTGCGACTCCTGCGGAATATGAACGGCGGCGGAGTTCCCAGATCGTAGAACAGATTATTAGACCCACCGGTCTCGTTGACCCAGAAGTAGAGGTCCGCCCGATTAAGGGACAAATTGACGACCTGTTAGCGGAGATCCGAGAAGTTACTAAGCGCAATGAGCGGGTCTTGATTACCACCTTGACCATCAAGATGGCCGAGGACTTGACGGATTATCTGGCGGAGATGGGGGTCAAAGTCCGGTATCTTCATTCTCAGATTGATACCCTGGAACGGATTGAGATCATCCGGGATCTGCGGCTGGGGGTCTTCGATGTTCTGGTGGGAATTAACCTCTTGCGAGAGGGATTGGACCTGCCGGAGGTGTCTTTGATTGCGATCCTCGACGCCGATAAGGAGGGCTTCCTCCGTTCCGAAACCGCGTTGATTCAGACCATTGGGCGGGCTGCCCGGAACGTCAACGGCCGGGTGATCATGTATGCTGATCACATCACCGGTTCCATGCAGCGGGCCATCGATGAAACCAATCGGCGGCGGGAGATCCAGCTGCGGTATAACGAAGAGCATGGGATCACTCCCGAGACGGTACGTCGGCGGATTTCCGACTTGATGACTGCAGACACCGCGGCCGAGGAGGAAGCGGAGTACATCGCTTCCCAGGCCCAGGAGATGAGCAGCGAAGAGATTACAGAGCGCATCGCCGCGTTGGAAAAGGAAATGTATGCGGCGGCAGAAAAACTGGAGTTCGAACGGGCGGCGGAGCTGCGGGATGAGATTGAGGTCCTGCGGGAGACTCTGCTGCAGATAGCCTAGACTTGCCAGGGAAGCTGGCAAAGGAAGTGGCAAGGAGAGGTTCCCGGTTTGGAGGGCGAGATTTTGACTAGGGATCGGATTATTATCAGGGGTGCTAGACAGCACAACTTGAAGAATATTGATGTAGACATTCCTCGCGATAAGTTGGTGGTGATTACCGGACTCAGTGGGTCCGGTAAATCATCGTTGGCCTTTGATACTATCTATGCCGAGGGACAACGTCGCTATGTGGAGTCCCTGTCCGCGTATGCCCGGCAGTTTTTGGGACAGATGGACAAACCCGATGTTGACCTGATTGAAGGTTTGTCCCCGGCGATTTCCATCGACCAAAAGACTACAAGCAAGAACCCCCGCTCCACGGTGGGAACGGTAACGGAGATCTATGACTACCTGCGCCTTCTGTACGCGCGCATCGGTCATCCCCATTGCCCTAATTGTGGTCGACCCATTGCCCAGCAGACGGTGCAGCAAATTGTCGATCAGGTGATGACTCTGCCGGAGAGAACTCGAATCCAGGTGCTGGCCCCGGTGGTTAGGGGCCGCAAGGGCGAACACCGCAAGATTCTGGAAGAGATTCGCAAGGACGGTTTTGTCCGGGTGCGGGTCGATGGCCAGATGCATGAAATCACCGACAACATCGAGTTAAACAAGAACCAGAAGCATGATATTGAAATTGTGGTGGATCGGATTATCATCCGCCCCGATATTGAAGGACGATTGGCCGACTCCATTGAGATTGCTCTGGAGCGAGGGGGCGGCCTGGCCGTTATCGATGTCATCGATGGCGAAGAGATGTTATTTAGCGAGCACTTGGCCTGTGCCCAGTGTGGAATCAGCTTTGAAGAACTGAGTCCCCGCATGTTTTCCTTTAACAGTCCCTACGGGGCCTGTCCTGAATGCGATGGTCTAGGGAACCGGGTAGAATTCGATCCCGATCTCTTCCTGGATATGGAGCTCAGCATCAATGAAGGGGCAATTATCCCCTGGGCCAAGACCGGCAGCAAGTGGATTCTGGGAGTTCTTGATGGCGTCTGTGAGCGGTTGAAAATTGACAAAGATCAGCCCTTGCATACCTTGAGCCAGACCCAACTGAAGGGATTGCTCCACGGCATCAAGGGGAAGGTGGTATTTCCCTATACCAATCAGGCGGGACGCCAGCGCACCTTCGAGGTGGAGTTTGACGGAATCATCGGGTACCTGGAGAAGCGATCCCGGGAGACTTCGTCGGACTATATTCAACGGGAACTGGACCAATTTCGCAGTTCTCGCCTGT harbors:
- the csaB gene encoding polysaccharide pyruvyl transferase CsaB; translation: MKVVLFGYYGYGNLGDEGILTALVRHLPQVLPGVELTVLSADPEETARRLGVAAVQRMSPWAVLKALAQSDGLIAGGGSLLQDSTSWLSPWYYLAVMSLALFLNRPLLILGQGIGPVTSSLTRRAIAWVVNRAQLVVVRDEDSRRTLLDWGVRRRVLVFPDLAWLFPSPDGKGWQQPTQGSRRVLAVNLRPWPGVDEVVPVVAQVCDQAVARWGAEVVFIPMQGEALAIGRRLQDAMEEPITLRSVPARVEELVLELSQVKATLAMRLHMVVFSLLAGAPALGLAYDPKVEALAHRIQGGRLQLEGEGLRLLKWDEITKDRLSFQLQCLWQRGTVSEEVVSTLRAEAQGGLRAVAAALLGKEGASCDRDLGNAHCPSHRGGGSGLDQ
- a CDS encoding WecB/TagA/CpsF family glycosyltransferase, whose protein sequence is MIEILGMPIARRTAAEVVDWISNRIASQRFALVITANAELVVRGLEDPEVKRIIAAADLVVPDGVGLLLAGRICGTPFPERLAGIELMETLVAASPEKGWRIALVGGRPGIAKKAARNLQAKYPGIQVVGCYHGFWSEEEEAAMLEELRAARPDLLFVALGAPRQEKWILDHREYLLSTVAMGVGGSFDVISGELKRAPKWMTAIGLEWLFRVMQEPSRLPRIMALPRFLWYVVRGRLKQPSRGNGAGPRKARRRSG
- a CDS encoding YitT family protein, with protein sequence MKAKREILIQYLGILFGVFLTALALDWFLIPNKIAAGGVSGLATVIYHVFHLPVGVTMLAINIPLFLLAWRVLGRTFGLRSLVGTVALSVFVDLLEGYLHPLTGDPLLAAIYGGALAGLGMGLTIRYGGSTGGTDLAAMVAHRLLHTSVGMSLLVIDGLVILLAGLVFNAELALYALLSILITTKAIDLIQEGQVFGKAAYIISSHPEEIANAVLSELDRGVTGLKGVGKYTGKPREVLFVIVSRHEIQRLKEIVRRYDPQAFIVITDAHEVLGEGFLGLATEERDQ
- a CDS encoding S41 family peptidase produces the protein MILFVAAIGLGLWVSEARTNVSDYDDMRTVLEVIAVVKRNYVEHVSVLDLLRGYVKHGTINGMLSVLGDPYTRYLPPHAFQQMRLDSQGEFEGIGIVVGLREGQLTIVGPIEGTPGFRAGLRGGDKILQVDDRSTKNMSLDEAVSLMRGPAGTEVKLIIEKGNTGEIVEVAINRANVKVKSVTKIEMLGDGVGYIRLASFTEKSAEELQTAMDELKARGMKGLVLDLRGNPGGLMDTAVKVADLFIDEGPLLHVVPRPDVDEPVTFYATSEGTERDLPLVVMVDQYSASASEIVSGAFKDTGRALVLGVQTFGKGLVQQVVPLRSGDAVTVTMARYQTAGKHDIHEVGVAPDVVVELPEGVDPPYFAIAEQSVEDVDKLVNLDEDPQLRAAKALLTD
- a CDS encoding divergent polysaccharide deacetylase family protein → MRIQYRKPERPDLLLLVIAMMVWAGLIIYSPLGPFATDPAGQAGDVIVAYTPDNLWRVDASGEKSSLVWRQEELLLQYTPLATPKVTFPDWPGRGFEELPRRWWELDLSPPTRSIPFSPVPPKPKLAFVIDDWGHRWEAAEGFLELQVPMTFAVLPYLPKTSEHAARAAASGYEVILHLPMEPHGGIDPGQGAILTGLEEAEIRRRVRAALAEVPQATGVNNHMGSLATEDPGLMAIILDEVHSQGLFFVDSHTSPQTVVPAVAQDLGIPFAQNATFIDNKNDVEYVKGRIMVAADRAEKYGTAVAIGHVKTATLAALQELIPELQERGIELVYVSELVSRP
- the uvrB gene encoding excinuclease ABC subunit UvrB, giving the protein METRKFKVVSEYTPAGDQPQAVEKLVTGLKQGMKEQTLLGATGTGKTFTLANVIAEVQKPTLVIAHNKTLAAQLYNEFRDFFPENAVHYFVSYYDYYQPEAYIPQTDTYIEKDASINDEIDRLRHAATSALFERRDVIIVASVSCIYGLGSPDDYLGMTLSLKHGDFRDRDNILRRLVGIQYQRNDVGFTRGTFRVRGDVIEIIPVYNENVIRIELFGDEVDRIIELDPITGEVLGELDTLTIYPATHFITPEDKMKRAIAAIEEELEERLKELRSQGLMLEAQRLEQRTRYDLEMLQEIGYCQGVENYSRHLDGREPGSAPATLLDYFPGDFLLVIDESHMTIPQIGAMYAGDRSRKETLVRHGFRLPSAMDNRPLRFDEFEKRINQVIYLSATPAEYERRRSSQIVEQIIRPTGLVDPEVEVRPIKGQIDDLLAEIREVTKRNERVLITTLTIKMAEDLTDYLAEMGVKVRYLHSQIDTLERIEIIRDLRLGVFDVLVGINLLREGLDLPEVSLIAILDADKEGFLRSETALIQTIGRAARNVNGRVIMYADHITGSMQRAIDETNRRREIQLRYNEEHGITPETVRRRISDLMTADTAAEEEAEYIASQAQEMSSEEITERIAALEKEMYAAAEKLEFERAAELRDEIEVLRETLLQIA